A single window of Larimichthys crocea isolate SSNF chromosome XII, L_crocea_2.0, whole genome shotgun sequence DNA harbors:
- the pctp gene encoding phosphatidylcholine transfer protein — translation MSLLFADEEFQGAWRELDEPQLDGGWELFTETMGVKIYRLYDQETGLYEYKVFGVLDTCTPELCADVYMDLKYRKDWDKYAKELYEKDYDGQTAVYWEVKYPFPMSNRDYVYVRERRDLDVDGRKIWVILARSSPETPCEEKSGVLRVKDYKQSVALESDGGCGTRVFLNYFDNPGGMIPTWLVNWAAKSGVPGFLTDMQKACSNYRSYCQRK, via the exons ATGTCGCTGCTGTTCGCAGATGAGGAGTTTCAGGGCGCGTGGAGGGAGCTGGACGAGCCGCAGCTGGATGGAGGCTGGGAGCTGTTCACCGAGACCATGGGGGTGAAGATCTACCGGCTCTACGACCAG GAAACTGGACTTTATGAGTACAAAGTCTTTGGTGTGCTCGACACCTGCACTCCAGAGCTGTGTGCAGATGTCTACATGGACTTGAAGTATCGGAAAGACTGGGATAAGTATgcaaaag aGCTCTATGAGAAGGACTACGATGGACAGACTGCGGTCTACTGGGAAGTAAAATACCCGTTTCCCATGTCAAACCGAGAC TACGTGTACGTGAGGGAGCGCAGAGACCTGGACGTGGACGGCAGGAAGATCTGGGTGATCCTGGCCAGGAGTTCTCCAGAGACGCCGTGTGAGGAGAAGAGCGGCGTGCTGAGGGTCAAAGACTACAAGCAGAGCGTCGCCTTGGAGAGCGACGGAGGCTGTGGAACTAGAG TGTTCTTGAATTACTTCGACAACCCCGGTGGAATGATTCCGACCTGGCTGGTGAACTGGGCAGCTAAG TCTGGAGTTCCTGGTTTCTTAACAGACATGCAGAAGGCCTGCAGCAACTACAGAAGCTACTGCCAGAGGAAATGA
- the tmem100a gene encoding transmembrane protein 100, with the protein MPEEANKDAMRTPATPEKANNNERPAAPVTTVNIPLVNEVQLTAATGGTELSCYRCTVPFGVVVLIAGIVVTAVAYSFNSHGSTISYFGLVLLSAGLVLLASSVVCWKMRLERKKERRRESQTALVANQRSIFT; encoded by the coding sequence ATGCCAGAAGAAGCTAATAAGGACGCCATGAGAACGCCAGCGACCCCAGAGAAGGCCAACAACAACGAGCGTCCTGCAGCCCCCGTGACGACGGTGAACATCCCCTTGGTCAATGAAGTCCAGCTGACAGCAGCCACCGGCGGGACAGAGCTGTCCTGCTACCGCTGCACCGTCCCGTTCGGCGTGGTGGTCCTCATCGCTGGCATCGTGGTCACCGCCGTGGCCTACAGCTTCAACTCGCACGGATCCACCATCTCGTACTTCGGCCTGGTGCTCCTCTCGGCCGGACTGGTGCTCCTAGCGTCCAGCGTCGTCTGCTGGAAGATGAGactggagaggaagaaggagaggcGGCGGGAGAGCCAAACCGCCCTGGTCGCAAACCAGAGGAGTATTTTCACTTGA
- the nog1 gene encoding noggin-1: MDQSQQCVAMYLLLLSLGLLMDRGICQHYYLLRPIPSDSLPLVELKEDPDPVFDPKERDLNETELKSVLGDFDSRFLSVLPPVEDKYTGNDELDDFEIQKPGGGGGGVLPKEIRAVDFDVQFGKKHKPSKKLKRRLQQWLWAYSFCPVVYTWTDLGNRFWPRFVRVGSCLSKRSCSVPEGMVCKPANSTHLTILRWRCMQRKGGLKCAWIPVQYPIITDCKCSCSS; encoded by the coding sequence ATGGATCAGTCCCAGCAGTGTGTGGCCAtgtatctgctgctgctctccctcGGACTTCTCATGGACAGGGGGATCTGTCAGCACTACTATCTCCTGCGCCCCATCCCGAGTGACAGTCTGCCGCTTGTGGAATTAAAAGAAGACCCGGACCCGGTGTTCGACCCCAAGGAGCGGGACCTTAACGAGACCGAGCTGAAGAGCGTCCTGGGTGACTTTGACAGCCGCTTTCTGTCCGTGTTACCCCCCGTGGAGGACAAATACACCGGGAACGACGAGCTCGATGACTTTGAGATCCAAAAACcgggcggaggaggaggcggggtaCTGCCCAAAGAAATCCGCGCCGTGGACTTCGACGTCCAGTTCGGCAAGAAACACAAACCCAGTAAGAAACTGAAGCGGCGGCTGCAGCAGTGGCTGTGGGCGTACTCGTTCTGCCCGGTCGTGTACACGTGGACCGACTTGGGGAACCGATTCTGGCCGCGGTTCGTGCGGGTGGGCAGCTGCCTGAGCAAAAGGTCGTGTTCGGTTCCGGAGGGGATGGTGTGCAAACCCGCGAACTCGACCCACCTGACGATACTGAGATGGAGGTGCATGCAGAGGAAAGGTGGGCTGAAGTGCGCGTGGATACCGGTGCAGTACCCGATCATCACAGACTGCAAATGCTCCTGTTCGAGTTAG